The DNA region GGTGCTGATCTGGGTGGCCCACCGACTCACACGCTGATACCAACTGCCACCCGCAACGCGACCGGAAAGCCTCAATCCATCGGCGGCCGAAGCGTCGGTATGGCAAAGCACGGAACCTTTCTCGTCACGCACGCCGACGACGATTCGGCGGTGTTGAAGGATACTGCGGACGGCCAGGTCCACACGCTCGCCACGAACCCCGATCCGGGTGGCGACGAACTGGTAGCAGGTGAGGCGATCGAGGCCACCATCGCGCCCGAACCGCCCATGGAAGTGGCGTGGGAACTCCGCGAGATCGACGACCGACGATCGCTGACCGTCGAACGGAGCCCCGAACCGCCGACGACCCAGGAGCGAGAGATCGGTGCCGATCAGGAGGCAGGCGATCTCACCCGACGCGATCGGGCTGGTGTCGGCGAGATTCACGTGCTCACCGTACCGCCTGAACGGACCGAAGCCGCAGTTGAGGACGTGGTGGATGACGAGGCGACGCTGGTGCGGGCGGCCGATCTCGGCGTCGTGCGCGTCGAAGTCCGATCTGACGATGAGGACGGTGTGGTGAGCGTGCGCTACATGCCCTGAGTGAGTGTCACGTCAACAGAAAGCTTATTCGAAGGGGATCGAAATCAGAGATCAGTCACGCATGGATCGAAGGAAAATCGTGGCGGGACTGCTCGTCACGGCGATCTGTCTGCTCGCGGTGGGCGCGTTCTCGACGGCGGCCACCGCACAGTACGACCCGGTGAACGAAACCGAACCGAACGACGACCGGGAGAGCGCGACAGCCATCGAAGAACGACGGTTCGTCGAGGGAGTTGCGAACGAGTCGGACGAGGACTGGTTCAGCTTCGATGCCCGAGCCGGCCATGCGATCAGAGTGACTGGTGGCATGGGGATGGGATCCGCCGATCTCACGCTGTACGGCCCGAACGGCAACCAGCTCGGCAGCGGCAACACCGGCGGAACGGAGGACAACGCCGTCATCGGCGTCACAGCACCAACGGATGGCACGTACTACGTTCGGGCCAGCGGAGTGGATGAGTACAAACAGGGATATAATTTCGCCGTCGCAACCACGCCCCCGGATAGGTTCGAGCCGAACGACGACCGGCAGGGAGCACCGTCAGTCGATCCGGACACGACGGTTTCGGGGACGATCGTCAATACGACGAACGCCCGTGACGAGGACTGGTTCGCGGTCGAGGCGGACGCGGGCGAGAACGTCTTCGCAACCGTCGGTTTGAACGACACCGGCGCTGAGTTCGGGCAGAACGTCCGCGTCGGAATCTACGACGCCGAAGGGAACCGGGTCGGCGAGTTCGGCAGCTCCTCCACCACGATAGACGGGCTCGACGTACGAGGGAACACGACCGAGCAGTTCTCGTCGTCGGCCGACGCCGGGGATCGATACGCCGTCTCCGAACCCGGAACGTACTACGTCCGTGTCTCCGCCGCCGAGACCCGCCTCACCGGCTTCACCGGGTACGACCTCACGATCAACGTGGGCGAGGGACGGTTGGGGGGAGCGCCGGTTCCCCCGGAGAACGAACTCCAGCAGGCGGCCGAGAAGCTGGCCCCGAACGCACAACAGGAGAGCGAACCGAACGGCGAGGCGACGGACGCAACACAGATCGCCCGCCCCACCGTCAGGGGCGTGGCCACCCTGAACGACACCGATTACTTCACACTCGATGTCGAAGAGGGCGAAGAGATTTCGCTCGAAGCAACCCTCGCAGACGGAGCGAACTACGGTGCGCTGTCGGTGGATCTACGCACGCCCGACGGAAACACGATAGTTAGCGGGAGTACGGTCGATCCCGGCACATCCGCCACCATCGCCGACGAAGCTGCCGAACGGAGCGGAAAATATCTGGTCACAGTGCGGCCGGCCGAAGGAGTCGGTCCGTATGGATTGACACGACCGAACGCATACGCGCTGAACGTCGAGCCGAGTCCCGAGAGTGAGTCGAGCGGCCCCACGTCACTCGTCATCATCGGCGGCAGTCCGGATGACAAGGTCACGTACAGAGTGGGCTTCGATGGCAGCGTCGAACGCAGCGGCGCAAGCCACGGCGCACCGATCGACGACGATGGCGTCACCGTCGACAGGGACGTCGACGAAATCGGTAACTCGCGAATCGACGGTCGGCTCGGCGGTGGCGGCGACGCCTATCTCGTCGACGGCTCGATTACGGGCCTCGAACTCGACGGCGACGCACAGGTGTTCATCGACGGCGAGGAGGTCGATCCGGACTCGCTTGGTAGCGTTCCCGATGAGGAAACCGCAACGCCGACCCCGACACCGACAGCCACGCCAACTCCCACACCCACCGCAACCGCCACGCCGACGCCAACCGCGACTGCCACCCCGACACAGACACCGACTGCGACCGCAACAGCGACAGAGACCACAACAGCCACCGAGACCGCAACACAACGCCCGACCACGGAACCGACGACGACCGAAACCACGCGAGCGGCGACCACGACCACGAACGCCAGCGGCGAGGTCGTCGGCAGTACTGCGACTGAGACGACCACATCGACCGGCCCTGGCTTCGGCTTCGTGGGCGCACTACTCGCGGCGATCGTGGCCACCGTGCTCGCGGTCCGGAAGCGCTGACCGGACGTCGATTAGGCGGTCGACGAACACCGCGGAACAGAAAACATATATCACGTTGCCATGAAGCCGAGCGGAAGCCATGAGTCGTACAACGATGTCGAGTCGGGTCGCGATCCTCGCGGTAGCGTTCGCAATCGTATCGAGTGTGCTCGCGCCAGCGGTAGTCGCACAGTCTAGCAACCAGATAGAAAGTGAGCCGAACGACACCCGCGAGAGCGCGACGTCGATCGAAAAGGGGCAGTTCGTCGAGGGCACGGTGAGCGCCAGCGACGAGGACTGGCTCGCGTTCGACGCCGAGGCCGGCCACGCCATCAGAGTGACCGGCGGTATCGGAGCGGAGTCGCCGTCGATCACGCTGTACGGGCCGAACGGCGAGCAACTCGGCAGCGGAACGACCGGCGGGACGGCGGATGCGGTCGAGATCAGTACGACGGCTCCCGAAACGGGGACGTACTACCTCCGGACGAGTTTCGATAGCGAGTACGACGCGCGATACGGCGTCACGGTCGCAACCGGAGCGCCTGATAGTTTCGAGACGAACGACGACCGCGGGAGTGCAGCGGCGATCGAACCCGGTAGCTCACACGACGCGACGCTCTTTGCGGGCGAAGACGACTGGTTCGCGGTCGAGGCCGACGCGGGCGAGAACGTCACCGCCAGCGCCGAGCTGACGAACACCGGTGGTGAGGTCTCCCAGAACGTCCGGATGGAGCTCTACGACTCCGACGGCAACCGTGTCGGCGAGGTCGGGGAGAACCCGACCCAGGTCGACAGCGCATCGAACCGCACCTACGGATCGCCGGTCGGCTACCAGCCGGTCGCGAGCCAGTATCACGTCGCCAGCGAGTCCGGCACGTACTACGTCCGTGTCAGTCCGGCCGAATCCGGGAGCGTCGCCGGGTTCGTCGGCTACGAACTGTCCGTCGGGACGGCCGGTGGCTCCGACGACGGATCGTCGGGCGACGCCAGATCGCTGGTGATCGTCGGTGGCAGCCCGGAGGACAAGGTCTCCTACGATGTCGGCTTCGAGGGGAGCACCGAGCGGAGCGGCGAGAGCCACGGCGCGCCGATCGAGGATCGTCACGTGACCGTCGATAGGGACGTCGACGAGATCGGTGACGGCAGGATCGACGGCCGGCTCGGCGGCGGCGGCGACGCGTATCTGATCGATGGTGAAGTGACGGGACTCGAACTCGACGGCGAGGCGCGGGTCTTCATCGACGGCGAGGAGGTCGATCCGGACTCGCTTGGCGGCGTTGCCGCGGAGGACACCGCAACGCCGACACCGACGCCGACCGCGACGCCTACTCCCACGCCAACCGAGACGGCAACCGCGACACCGACGCCGACTGCAACACAGACAGCGACTCCCACGCCGACCGCAACACCAACACCCACCTCGACGCAGACCGCAACGCCAACCACGACGGCGACCTCGACGACGACTGACACCGTAACGACGACCGATACACCGACCCACACCACGACCGGAACGGCCAACGTCACGACCGAAACGGCCAACGCCACGACCGGAACGGCCAACGTCACGACCGGGACGGCCAACGCCACGACCAACGACACCGGTGGACAGGTCGTCGGCGGAGCGGACGCCCAGAACGAAACCACGTCGTCAGGTGGTCCCGGGTTCGGTCTCGTTGGCGGTGCCGTCGCGGTGTTGGCGGCGATTGCGCTCGCCGTGCGGCGAGACTGACTGGATCGTTCGGACGACCGCAGCGGGGCGATTCGAGGCGATATACGAAGGCTTATTCGGGGGCGTTCCGCACCGCAGGACATGGTTGCGTTCGACGTGCCGGACGTGGAGTACACCCGGTACTCGAACCGTCAGCTCGCGGCGATCCCGCTGGCGGTGCTCGCGCTCGCGCTGGTTGTGCTCGCCGGCTGGTACGTCGTGACCGGCGCACCGGTGACGCCGGGGATCGCGTTCACTGGCGGCAGCGAGATCCAGATCGTGACAGACGACAGCCAGGCCGCGATCGAGGACGCCTTCGCCACCGAGCCCGAGTCGGTGCGGGCGGTCCGCGGCGAAGGCAGCTACATCGTCACGTTCCAGTCGACCGACACCGACGCGATCCGGGCGAGCGCCGATCAGGCCGGCTACGAGGTCGAGTCCATCCAGGGAACCTCGGCGACCTTTGGCTCGCGGACCCAGCAGCTCGGTCTGCTCGGCCTCGGCGCGGCGTTCGTCGGGATGGCACTGTTGGTGTTCGCGATGTTCCGGACGTTCATCCCCTCGGTCGCGGTGGTGCTGTCGGCGTTTTCGGACATGGTGATCCCGCTCGCGCTGATGAACGTCTTCGGGATCAAGCTCTCGCTCGGGACCGTCGCCGCACTCCTGATGCTGATCGGGTACAGCGTCGACTCCGACATCCTGCTCAACAACCACATCCTTCGGCGGCGTGGTGACTTCTACGAGAGCACCTACCGCGCGATGCGGACCGGAGTGACGATGACGCTGACGTCGCTCTCGGCGATGGCGGTGATGGCGATCGTCTCGACGTACTTCGACATTCCGCTCCTACCCGAGATCGGGACCGTGCTGGTGTTCGGGCTCGCGGCCGATCTGATGAACACCTATCTGATGAACGTGAGTCTGCTGCGGTGGTACAAGTACGAGGGCGTGGCGCGATGATCCGGGAGAACTGGCGGCTCGTCCTGCTCGTCGTGTTCGTGATCGCTGCCGGGGTCGCGCTGTTCGCGCCCCCACTCGGCGGTGGCGGGGCGAACGCGACCGCCGCCGCGCCGACCGCCGAGGGGCCGACCAACCTCCAGTTCGGACTCGAACTCTCCGGCGGGACGCGGATCCGCGCGCCGCTCGTCGGGCTGACCGCCGAGGGCGTCGATGTCGAACGGGGCAGTCAGGCGAACGTCACTGGGGAGGTCGCGAGCGCGCTGAACGTCTCCGGGGCGGACGTCCAGACCCGGGTCGGCAACGGTTCGGCCACCGTCGAGGTGTTCCCCGATCGGGTCACGAGCGACGGAGCCGCCGGTGCGCCCGGCAACGTCTCACAAGAGGAGTTCACACGGGCGCTCCAGTCCGCAGGCCTCGACGTTTCGAGGGGCGACGTCAGCCAGGGTGTGACCGACCAGACCTACGAGACGGCGGTCAACACCCTCGACAACAAGGTCAGCGAGTCAGGACTTGCGGGCGGGTCGGTACAAACCGTCCAATCGGGGGGCGAGCAGTACATCCAGATCGAGGTACCGAACCAGAACCGCTCGGAGGTTCAGGACCTCGTCGCCGATCAGGGCCGAGTGACGACGGTGGCGTACTTCCCGGTCGAAGGGAACGAGACACCGGCCTACTGCGAGCCGGGGAGCTGGGAGAACACCACGTCGAACGGCACAGTACCGGAGGGGTACTGTAGCGTGACGGTGCTCGACAGCCAGGAGGGGTTTCAGAACATCGAACCCGTCACGCGCGATCGGGATGGACAGCCGGTCGTTCCAGTGACACTGTCTGACGAGGCTGCCGGACCGTTTGCGACGGACATGCGCCAGTACGGATTCGACAACCCGGCGAACGGGACGTGCCGGTTCGAGGAGAGCCGGACCGGTCACTGCCTGCTCACCGTGGTCGACGGACAAGTGGTCTACGCCGCAGGTGTCAATCCGAACCTCGCCCGATCGTTCGCCGGCGACGACTTCGAGAACCGGCCGGCGTATCAGACCTCCGCACCGAACATCTCGGAGGCACAAGAACTCCAGGTCGACCTCCA from Halococcus salifodinae DSM 8989 includes:
- a CDS encoding DUF5812 family protein, translating into MAKHGTFLVTHADDDSAVLKDTADGQVHTLATNPDPGGDELVAGEAIEATIAPEPPMEVAWELREIDDRRSLTVERSPEPPTTQEREIGADQEAGDLTRRDRAGVGEIHVLTVPPERTEAAVEDVVDDEATLVRAADLGVVRVEVRSDDEDGVVSVRYMP
- a CDS encoding PPC domain-containing protein, whose product is MDRRKIVAGLLVTAICLLAVGAFSTAATAQYDPVNETEPNDDRESATAIEERRFVEGVANESDEDWFSFDARAGHAIRVTGGMGMGSADLTLYGPNGNQLGSGNTGGTEDNAVIGVTAPTDGTYYVRASGVDEYKQGYNFAVATTPPDRFEPNDDRQGAPSVDPDTTVSGTIVNTTNARDEDWFAVEADAGENVFATVGLNDTGAEFGQNVRVGIYDAEGNRVGEFGSSSTTIDGLDVRGNTTEQFSSSADAGDRYAVSEPGTYYVRVSAAETRLTGFTGYDLTINVGEGRLGGAPVPPENELQQAAEKLAPNAQQESEPNGEATDATQIARPTVRGVATLNDTDYFTLDVEEGEEISLEATLADGANYGALSVDLRTPDGNTIVSGSTVDPGTSATIADEAAERSGKYLVTVRPAEGVGPYGLTRPNAYALNVEPSPESESSGPTSLVIIGGSPDDKVTYRVGFDGSVERSGASHGAPIDDDGVTVDRDVDEIGNSRIDGRLGGGGDAYLVDGSITGLELDGDAQVFIDGEEVDPDSLGSVPDEETATPTPTPTATPTPTPTATATPTPTATATPTQTPTATATATETTTATETATQRPTTEPTTTETTRAATTTTNASGEVVGSTATETTTSTGPGFGFVGALLAAIVATVLAVRKR
- a CDS encoding PPC domain-containing protein, producing the protein MSRTTMSSRVAILAVAFAIVSSVLAPAVVAQSSNQIESEPNDTRESATSIEKGQFVEGTVSASDEDWLAFDAEAGHAIRVTGGIGAESPSITLYGPNGEQLGSGTTGGTADAVEISTTAPETGTYYLRTSFDSEYDARYGVTVATGAPDSFETNDDRGSAAAIEPGSSHDATLFAGEDDWFAVEADAGENVTASAELTNTGGEVSQNVRMELYDSDGNRVGEVGENPTQVDSASNRTYGSPVGYQPVASQYHVASESGTYYVRVSPAESGSVAGFVGYELSVGTAGGSDDGSSGDARSLVIVGGSPEDKVSYDVGFEGSTERSGESHGAPIEDRHVTVDRDVDEIGDGRIDGRLGGGGDAYLIDGEVTGLELDGEARVFIDGEEVDPDSLGGVAAEDTATPTPTPTATPTPTPTETATATPTPTATQTATPTPTATPTPTSTQTATPTTTATSTTTDTVTTTDTPTHTTTGTANVTTETANATTGTANVTTGTANATTNDTGGQVVGGADAQNETTSSGGPGFGLVGGAVAVLAAIALAVRRD
- the secF gene encoding protein translocase subunit SecF; protein product: MVAFDVPDVEYTRYSNRQLAAIPLAVLALALVVLAGWYVVTGAPVTPGIAFTGGSEIQIVTDDSQAAIEDAFATEPESVRAVRGEGSYIVTFQSTDTDAIRASADQAGYEVESIQGTSATFGSRTQQLGLLGLGAAFVGMALLVFAMFRTFIPSVAVVLSAFSDMVIPLALMNVFGIKLSLGTVAALLMLIGYSVDSDILLNNHILRRRGDFYESTYRAMRTGVTMTLTSLSAMAVMAIVSTYFDIPLLPEIGTVLVFGLAADLMNTYLMNVSLLRWYKYEGVAR
- a CDS encoding preprotein translocase subunit SecD — encoded protein: MIRENWRLVLLVVFVIAAGVALFAPPLGGGGANATAAAPTAEGPTNLQFGLELSGGTRIRAPLVGLTAEGVDVERGSQANVTGEVASALNVSGADVQTRVGNGSATVEVFPDRVTSDGAAGAPGNVSQEEFTRALQSAGLDVSRGDVSQGVTDQTYETAVNTLDNKVSESGLAGGSVQTVQSGGEQYIQIEVPNQNRSEVQDLVADQGRVTTVAYFPVEGNETPAYCEPGSWENTTSNGTVPEGYCSVTVLDSQEGFQNIEPVTRDRDGQPVVPVTLSDEAAGPFATDMRQYGFDNPANGTCRFEESRTGHCLLTVVDGQVVYAAGVNPNLARSFAGDDFENRPAYQTSAPNISEAQELQVDLQAGALPARLDLDAGTSQFILPDLAEKFKRFSLITGLIAVLAVAVTVFIRYRDPRVAIPMVLTALAEVFILLGFASAVGLALDLSYIAGFVAVIGTGVDDLVIIADEILQSDVKTGRVFQSRFRRALWVIGAAAATTIVAMSPLAILSLGDLRGFAIITIVGVLIGVLITRPAYGNILRNLVTGD